Sequence from the Gemmatimonadaceae bacterium genome:
GTTCGCGCGTGCCGGCGGAGTCGAACGCGCCGTCGATCTCATCGTGACGAGTGGGGAGTCGTGACGTTTCATTTACCGCCAAGCATAGCGGAATGAAATACCGACGACTACAATGATCCCCACATGCCGGGTACACATTCCGTAGTTGGACGAGAGCCGTCGCGCTTCACTCCCTCCGTCGACGCCGTCCCGATCGCTGAATTCGTCTCGTTCGATTGGCCGGCGCCCGGTCCAATAGATCTGACGACGCACGACCTGCCACACGCATCGTCGACGATGGAGTGGTGGTACGTCAACACGCATCTGTCGTCGGCCGGGACGGGTCAGCGCGTCGCGCTGTTCGCTTCGTTCTTTCGCGTCGACGTCAGTGAGAGTGGCGCGAGCGAGCGCACGTTCGGGCACTTCCTCACCTGGGCATTGATCGACGTCGACGGCCAGCGGTTCTTCCCGCACACGGCCCTCGACCCGCGGTCGCCCGCGATGGCGGTCGCCGAGATCGACGGCACCGAAAGCTCGCGCGACGATCTCCTGCGCCGTGCGTTGCGCGAGGTCGTGGCACGCGGAACGGTGCCGCTGCCCGATCGCCTGCTCGCGTCGGATGCCCGGGTGAATGTCACGCGCCTGGACCTCGACTACGACGGCAATCGCTTCGTGTGCGATGATGACGGCTCGTACGTGCTCGAGTTGCGAAGCGGCGACGGCCGCGAAGGATGCCGGCTGCGCGTGACGCTCGAGAAGGGCGTCGTCCGACACGGCGACGACGGTGTCGTTCGCGGCGTGGACGACGAGCGGATGTTCTACTACTTCTCGCCGCGCTGCCGCGTCGACGGCGCCGTGCTGCTCGACGGCGCGTGGATCGACGACATGCGCGGGTCGGGCTGGTACGATCACGAGTTCGGCGAGAAGCAGACGATCAGCGTCGGCGGCGAATCCGCGCTATCAGAGAACGCTAAAAAGGCGACCGTCGGCTGGAACTGGCTCGCGGTGCAGCTCGACAACGGCTATGAGATCAGCGCCTACGACCTGTTCGATCGCGAGGATCATTCCGTGTCGCGCGGACGTTGGGTGATCGTCGTCGATCCGTCCGGCGAGCGCCGCTCGTACGCCGACTTCGCGCTCGACGCGCACGGGTCGTGGACGAGCACCAAGACGTTCAACGAGTATCCGACGTCGTATTCGCTGCGCGTTCCCGAAGCGGGCCTGTCGCTCGAAGCGCAGGTCGTCATGCCCAATCAGGAAGTCATCACGATCATCTCGGCGCCCGCCTTCTGGGAAGGCGCCGTCTCGATCGCGGGCACGATGGGCGGCGCGCCGGTGAGTGGCGTGGGGTTCGTCGAGCGCAGCGGCGCGAGCGTCGTCGACACCACCGACGCCTTCTTCGCGTCGGTCGGCCGGGAGACGCGGCGCGCGATCGACGCGCTGCTGCCGGATCCACTCCCCGCGTCCCGCGCGCTCGATCTCATCGGCAGCCACGCGCGCCCGCATTTCCTCGACGGTGTCGATCTCGAGCAGTTTTCGCGCACCGTCGTCCGGCCAATCCGTGAGATCATCCTTCGCGGCGGCAAGGCGTGGCGGTCGTACGGCGCGCTCGCCTGCATGGATCTCGTCGGCGGCGACTCCCAGCCGTTCGCCCACTGGCTGGCGCTTCCGGAATTGCTCCACGTCGGATCGCTGATCATCGACGACGTGCAGGACGCATCCGACGTGCGGCGCGGCGGGCCATCGCTCCACAAGCTCTACGGCGATGCGCTGGCGATCAACGCCGGCTGCGCGAGCTATTTTCTCGCCCAGCTGCCGATTGGCGCCTCCAATCTTCCCGCGGAACGTCGTGTTAGCGTTTATGAATCATACTTCGAGTCCATCCGCTCGGCGCATGCCGGCCAGGCGCTCGACATCGACGGACTCGCCGCGCTGTTGCCGAACGTCGTCGAGAGCGGAGAGGGGGCGCTCCTCGAGCGCCGGGTGCTCGCGATCCACCGGCTGAAGTCGGCCGCGCCGGCCGGCGCGCTCGCGAGAACGTCGGCGTTCATCGGCGGCGGCACGGAAGAGCAGGCCGACGCCGTCGGCTGGCTGTTCGAGTCGTACGGAGTGGCGTTCCAGATCATCGACGATGTGCTCAACCTGCGCGGCTTCGATGAGAATCGAAAAACCAAAGGCGAGGACATCGCGGCCGGCAAGATCACGGCGCCGGTCGCCAAGGCGATGGGCCGCTTGCCGCGCGACGAGCGCCGCCGGCTCGCCGACATCCTCGCCGCGCGTTCGACCGACAAGCGCGTGATTCGCGAAGCCGTCCGCCTGATCGACGAATGCGGCGCGCTCGACGCCTGCGAGAGCGATGCGCGCGAGCTCATCGAATCGGCCTGGCAACGCCTCGACCCGGTCGTGCCGGACTCGCAAAGCAAGGTCCGCTTGCGGGCGTTCGGCTGGTTCGTCCTCGAGCGCCACTACTGACGTACGCTTGCCGTACGCTCTCTTCGCCGCCATTCCACTCATCGGCCACCTGAACCCACTGATCAGGCAGGCCGAGGAGCTCGGAAGGCGCGGGTGGCGCGTCGCGATCGCCGCGCACAGCGAGCGGCGCGCGCATGTCGCATTGGAAAGTCCGGCTTTAGAGTTCGTTGATCTCGGGCCGCTCGGTGCAATTGCCGCGGAGCTGCGCCGCACCGAAGAGGCGGCGTCGCGCGATCCCAATTTCGTCCGCGGCACCCTGCGCATCGTACGTGGACTCGGCGCCGTGTGGCCGTCGATGTATGACGGGCTGCTCGCATCGATATCGAGCGATCGTCCCGACATCGTGATCGCGGACCTGTTCTCATCCGCCGCCATGTGTGCCGCCGAGAGGGCGGGCGTTCCGTTCGCGGTGAACAATCCCGACTTGCTGGCGTCGCTGCCGGTGACGTTGCTGCCGCCGGCGGACCAGGTGCCATTCCTGTTCTCCGGCAAATCCATTCGCGACGTCGGTCGCGGCCAGCGAATGACCGGGCCAATCATCCGTCGCATAGCCGCCCTGGCGACGACGCTGACGGTGGGACGCGACCTCAACGCGTACCGTGCATCGCGTGGTCTGACCCGAACGACGCCTGACGCGTTACTGCGCGATCATCTGATTCTCGTCGACGGCGCGTTTGGATTGGAGTACGAGCGCCCGTTGCCGCGCGACGTGCACATGGTCGGGCCGATGATGCCGGACGTCATACCGGCGCTGCCGGATGATCTCGCGCGGTGGTTGGCCGATGGCCCGCCGGTGGTTTATGTGAATCTTGGCACAATGGCTGTGGCGACCGACGCGCAGCTCGCCGCGATGCTCGACGCGCTTACGAGCGACCGCTTCCGCGCGTTGTGGATTCTCGCGGCGCCGCAGCAGGCGCGATTGGCGCGCGCACGTTCGGCGTCGGTCCGCGTCGAGTCATGGGGACCGGCGCCGGCCGCGGTGCTGCGCCATGAGAATGTGCGCGTGTTCGTGTCGCATTGCGGGATCAACAGCGTGCACGAGTCGATCGTCGCGGGCACCCCAATCGTCGGCATTCCGATGTTCGCCGATCAGCGCGACATGGCGATTCGTGTTGCCGACGCCGGCGTCGGCGTCTGGATCGACAAGCGAAAGCTCGAGCGCGACGCGCTGCGCTCGTCGATCGTTCGCGTGATGGACGACGCGTCATTCGCCGCGGCGATTCCGAAGATTCAGGCGGCGTTCGCGCGGGCGGGCGGAGTGCGGCGCGCCGCGGATCTCATCACGCAGCGGCTGGCCGAGTCGCGTAGAGCGTAGAGATTTGCAGCAGCTCGTGGAGCTTCCAGTCTTCGCGGGCGCGAGTAACGTGGAAGCCGTGTGATTCGAGCAAACGCGACATTCGATCGAACCGGCCGTCGACGTCGTGGACCTCGATCACGAGCTGATTGATGCGCGGCCAATCCGCGCCGCCGATTCCGGCGAGCACGTCCTCCTCGGCACCCTCGACGTCGATCTTGAGAAGATCGATATGCGACTCGCCGCTGGTCGCGAGTGCCTGTGAGAGCGTGATCAACTTGCAGCGCGGGCGGCGAAGATAGATTCGGCGGCGGAGACCGAGCAGCGCGAGGAATGGCGCCATCGCGATCAGGACGAATGGACGCCAGACGCGCGAGGCGAGTCCCGCGGACAAGGCGGTCAACGTCCTGCTCGGCGTCACGGCGGACGCATCATCCAGCGCGGCGGCGAGCCAGGTCGCGCCCGACACGCCGGGCCGGCGGTCGAACACGCGTGGGTGCATGGAGGCCGAAATCGTCATGAATCGATCGACCTCGAAGACCGCGTCACCTTCGTGAGCCGCCACGCCGACGTTGTAGACACGGACTGAAGGCGCGTGTTCGGCCGCATTGCGCTGGAGCGCCTCGAAGAGTTCCGGAATCGGTTCGAAGGCGTGCACGCGAACGCCCGGCACGACACGCGGCAGGTGAATGGCAAAGAGGCCGACGTTGGCGCCGACGTCGAACACGACCGCGTTCGGCTCGAGAGCGATCCCGTGCGACAGGTAGGTCGACTCGGCGACAACCTCGCGGTAGACGACGGCGGCCTCGACGGCGTTCGGCGCCCACACGGCTTGATGATTCGGTAATACTACTTTCTGCATGATTCGGATGATGCCCGGCGCGAGAGTCGTTGGACTCGAGACGTGCACAACTTAGGTTGCGACGAGGCGCGGCGCTAGAAAACGACGATGACCCGGTCGACGATCCACTCTTCGCCTCATCGTCATGTGACGCCTTGCGCGAGGTCGCCGGGAGCCACGAGCACCATACGTTGTTGAAGAAGGCGCGCCAGCAGCTTGGGACCGTGGGGTCGGGCAATCACTACGTCGACGTGTTCGCGGATGAAACGGGCGCGCTCTGGGGCGAGCGTGTGCGCGAAACCGAAGTGCTGCTCGATCTCTCGAAACCGCTTGGCGACGCGTACTGGCGTTTGATGGAGCTGGTGGGCGCATACGCATATACGGGCCGCGAGTGGGTCGCGCGTCAGGTCGTTAGCATTCTTGGCGGACGCGAGATGGAGCTGGTTCACAACCATCACAACTTCGCGTGGAAGGAGCGTCATGACGATCGCGATCTCGTCGTGGTGCGAAAGGGCGCGACGCCGGCGTTTCCGGATCAGCGAGGCTTCGTCGGCGGATCGATGGGCGACGACGCCGTGATCATCGAGGGTGCGCGTGATGGCGACGAGTCGCTGCAGCGCGCATCGTTGTACTCGAGGGTGCATGGGGCGGGCCGAGTGATGTCGCGTACCGAAGCGCGTGGGAAAGTGCGTGGGTGGGGAAAGAACGCGCGCATCATTGCGGCGCAGGGTGATACCATCCGCGTGCTGCACACGCTGCGTCCGATCATCGTGGTGATGGCGGGCGAGAACGAAGTGGATCCATATAGGGATTAGAGTTCGCGAACATAACGGCCGCCGACGCGGATCAGTGTGCTGGGCGACCGGTCGTTTTCCCGGAGGGACTCGTGGTGGGCATTACAGTCCGACGCTTTGCCGCTCACGAATGGCCGTTGTATCGCGAGCTCCGGTTGCGTGCCCTGGCCGACTCGCCCGACGCGTTCGGCAGCACGCACGCGCGTGAGTCGGCTCGCGCTGACGCGGAGTGGGAAGATCGACTCCGCGTTGGCGTAGCTGCCGAGACGGAGATGCCTGTTGTCGCACTCGTCGATGAGATGCCGGTTGGTCTGGCGTGGGGCCGGCAGGATGAGCATGATGTATCCGTCGCGCACGTGTTTCAGGTGTGGGTCGCGCCGGAAGCTCGTGGCAAGGGCGCCGGAAGTCTCCTGCTGAATGCCGTCATCGCGTGGGCGAAGGGACTCGGGGTACGCACCGTGCGGCTCGGGGTGACGGCGAGTCACCCCGCGGCGTTTCGGTTGTACAAGCATGCCGGCTTCGTCGAGGATGGAAACGCGGAACCGCTTCGCCCGGGATCGTCGATTCTGTGTCAGCCGATGCAACTTGCGCTTTGAGCCACGCACGCCGGATCACACGCCTCGAGAGTCGCCCACGGTGTGACAAAGTCATATCCTGTCGGTCGTACACGGTGAGTGGTGCGACGTTGTTCATTGTCGATTAGCCGGTTTCGGATTCATGGCACTTGTCACGCTGCTCCGCGGTGTCAATGTCGGCGGCCATCAAACCTTCCGCCCCACGCGTCTTGCGCACGAGCTTCGCCGATTCGACGTGGTGAATGTCGGCGCAGCTGGAACATTCGTCGTGCGTCAGCCCGGGTCTCGCCGCGATTTCCGTGCGGCGCTCGTCAAGCAGCTTCCCATCACGACCCAAATCGTCATGTGTGAGGGCCGCGACCTCCTTCGTCTCGAGAGCTCGAATCCGTTCGGAGAGACGCCCGCGGACCCGGGTGTCACGCGGTTCGTGAGTTTTCTCTCGAAACGGGGCGGCGCGAGCCCAACCCTTCCCCTCTCACTCCCGCCTGGAGAGAATTGGTTGGTGCGCGTCGTCGCGTCGACGGACCGGTTTGTCTTCGGGGAGTATCGCCGGCACATGAAGACGATCGGGCATCTCGGGCAGCTCGATAAACTTTTCGGTGCGCCAATGACTACGCGAAACTGGAATACGATTCGTGCGATCCAGCGCGTGTTGCGGGACACGTGAAGGCCGACGACTTGCTGCGCTTCATGCGCACCCAACGCCTGGCCGTCGAGGCATCGTGTACGCCGGACGGCGGACCGCAGGCGGCGTTGGTTGGAATTGCCGTGACCGATGCGTTCGAGATCGTCTTCGACACGCTGGACAGCACGCGCAAGGCGCGAAATCTTCGAGCATCGCCCCGCACGGCGTTCGTGCTCGGCGGGTGGAGCGGCGCCGACGAGCGCACCGTTCAGTTCGAGGGAATCGCCGACGAGCCGCACGGAGCGGAGCTCGAGCGGATCAAAGCATCGTACTTCGCCGCGTGGCCCGACGGTCCAACGCGCGAATCGTGGCCGGGCATCACCTATTTTCGCGTTCGGCCGAGGTGGATTCGATTCACCGACTTTACCGGTGCGTCGCCGGACGTTACGGAATTCACGGCAGACGAGCTCGCGGCATCCCCTCACTCTCGATGACGCACGACTCGTTGTCGGTGCTCGCGACGCGGTTGAGTCGAAGGATTGCCTGGCGGTTGCGTCTCGCGCGCTGGGGCAAGCTGCTCGTGCTTCCAACGTTTGTTGCGGCGTTTTACGCCGGACGCTGGAATGAACGTGCCGCGCTTCTCGGATTCGGCCTGTTCCTCCTCGAGGTCCTCGCCATCATGCTGGGCGAAGCACAGCGTTGCCCACTCTGCGAGGCGTCGCTCGTGATCGGGCGAGGCCCGCAGGAAGAATTCGTGGGGACCTGCCCGGATTGTGGGTATCCAATCGATTGATGACGGCATCACAGTTTCAAACGCTATTTCGCGCGATCGCGGCCGGCGACATCACGCATATCCACCGCCTGCTCGCCGCGGACCCTCGCCTCGTCGCGGAGCCAACGCCAACCGGCGCGTCACGAGCGGAGCCGGCTGCGTTCTATCTCGAGCGCATCGAGCATTACGTCTACGCCGGCGACACGGCGCTTCATCTTGCCGCCGCGGCGTATCAAACGAGTCTTGCGTGCGATCTCCTGAAACGCGGAGCGCGGGTTGACGCAAAGAATCGGCGAGGGGCTGAGCCGCTTCACTATGCTTGCGACGGCAATCCGGGATCGAAGCGCTGGAATCCGGACGCCCAGGCAGCGACCATCGAGTGCTTGCTGTCGGCCGGCGCGAATCCAAACGCCGTCGACCGCGGCGGCGTTGCGCCGTTGCATCGCGCCGTGCGTACGCGTTGCGCCGCGGCGGTGCGCATACTTCTCGAGCACGGAGCGAACGTCCGGCAATCGACCGGGCGCGGATCGACCCCGATGGATCTGGCTCTTCGGACGACCGGACGGGGCGGCAGCGGCAGTAGTGAAGCGCGCGCACAGCAGGCGGAGATCGTTCGACTTCTCGCCGGAAACTGACGTGACACACTCCGCGGCATTCGGTGCCAGGCCTCGTTCGTTCACGACGATCGCTTGTCGAACGGTTTTTGTCCGATGTCGTTGCCACGCGGGGGCCCCGTAAGCAAAAACTCACAGGCACACCAATTTCAACCAAACCGAGCGGCTCATGCCGAACGACCTCCTCAAGAAGATGGTTGATCAAAACCGGATGACGAGCGCGTACTCGTTCGACCGGATCACCGACGACAATGCCTCCACGAGATTGACGCCGAGCGCCGCATCGATCGGATTCATCTTTCGGCACATCGCCGAAACGATCAACCTGTTTTGCCAGTTCCTCGGCGTCCCGACGGATGTTCAAAACACGACGATCGGCCGGACGGATGAAGGGCAGGGCACGGACATTCAACAGAGCCGCCGGCTCGTCGAGGAAGGGTTTGCAAAACTCTATACACTCGTCGAGACACGCCCCGATGACTATTGGGGCGGCGACATCGAGACGCCATTTTTCGGGACCATTCCGCGAATTCGACTGTTCGCGCATACGCTCTTTCACAACTCGCATCACGCGGGGCAGATCGCGTTGACCTTGTCGCGAGGAAGTAAACCGGAGTCGGGAGACCCCAAACAGTGAGCGGCGCGCGTCTAGCGGGACTGTCGAGCATCGCGTTTGCGATACTGTTCATCCTCGAGCCGCGCGAGGCTCGCGCGCAAGCGGCATTTGCGCCACCTGAGACGGTCGTCGTGAACAGCGGCGGCCTCCGTCTCAAGGCGCTACTCTGGCGCCCGAGCGGCCCCGGTCCGTTTCCCGCGGTCGTGTTCAATCACGGCGAGGCGCCGCAGGCCATGACCGCCGCGCAAGCCGAGACCGTCATCCGGTCCGCGTTGGGTCCCGCGTTTCAACGGCACGGTTACCTGTTGCTCGCGCCCTTTCGGCGCGGCGAAGGATTGTCGCGCGGTGAAGGTACGTCCATCCAGGAAGCTGTCGCGAAACGCGCGGCGGCCGCGACGGACTCGGGCACCCTGCACGATTCCTTGCTCGCGACCGAGCAGCTCGATGACGTGCGCGCCGCGATCGCATATGTCAGAACCCGCCCCGATGTGAATCGCGATCGCGTCAGCGTCGCCGGGCATTCACAAGGTGGCGTGCTCGCGATTCTGGCGGGCGCCCGCGACAGCACGCTCTACAGCGTTCTCGATTTCGCAGGTGCCGAGCGAGGCTGGAATTTCCCGTCGATTCGCCGCTTGCTCACGGACGCCGTCGGGCGGCTGAACGTCCCGCTGCTGATGGTGCACGCCGCGAACGGCAATCCACAGCCCGGCATCGCAATGCACGAAGCGTTGAAGGCGCGCGGAAGACCGAGCCGCCTTCTGGTGTATCCGCCGTTCGGCAGTACGTTCGAGGAAGCACACCGGTTCGTGCTCCTTGCCATCCCGAAATGGGAGACCGATGTGTTCGCGTTCCTGGAGCATCGATCGTGACGTTTCGCGCGTTCGGCGAGCTCGTTGCGTTCGGCGCCACGACCGATGGCGGTCGTGCCGCCGACTTTGTACGAGACTGTTGGTCGAGGAGCTCGGGCGATATGGCAACGCCGGAGTGCTATCCATGGCTCGATCAGGACCCGGCCGGCGTGTGGCAGGCGCCGAGTGGCGCGCGGGTCGCGTGGTTGAAGGATCCGGATGGCAATCTGTTGTCGGTGGCACAGTATCCGGAGTAGGCGGAATACCAGAACTGTAATGAAGCGCCGAACGCTTTCGGCGAATGAGGGGTCGAACAGCTATCGCCGGTCGCACCCCTCCTTCAATCCGCCGGAACGGACCATGATGAAGATGCTCCTGTGCTCGGTCGCGCTCACCCTCGCCTGCGCCGCGTCAATGCCAGCGCAGGATCTGACCTGTCGCGGAGTCGCGTACGACGTGCCGGGCTTGAACGACGGTGTGATCAGCCTGGACATGCGTCGCCGGGACGGCGAATGGAAACCGATTCACGGACGCATCGGCGATGCGGGCTCCCTGCATCCAACGTCGACCGTCACCCGGCACGACTCGCTGATCGTGGTCTTCGACGAGCTGCACGCCACGTTCGCCGGGCCGCTGACTGGGAACCAAAACGTGATCCGCGGCGCATGGACGAAGGGCGGAACGCGTATGCCGCTGAATGTTCGGTGTCGAGCCGATGCGCCGGTTCTCGACACGACGCATCACACGGTTCGCTATGTGGCTGTCGAGAAGGGTGTGCAGCTCGAAGTGCTCGACTGGGGAGGCACCGGACGACCGGTCGTGCTGCTTCATGGTTTGAATGCCACCGCGCACGTGTTCGACGAGTTCGCGCCGGTGCTCGCGAAGGAGTATCACGTTTATGGCATCACGCGCCGAGGTTCCGGCCGATCGAGCATGCCGGACAGCGGCTACTCGTTCAATCGCAAAGGTGATGACGTGGTGGCGGTACTCGACTCGCTGCACCTCGCCCAGCCGGTGCTGGTCGGCCATTCCGCTGGCGGCGGGCCATTGAGCTCGGTCGGATCTCGCTATCCCAAACGCGTCGCAGGATTGGTGTATCTCGACGCGGCGTATCCGAACGCGTGGATCGACACGTCGCGGCTGAAGCTCGATTCCGGTTTGACGGCCGATGATCTCCCGAAGTGTCCATGCTCCCCCATCGAGCAAGCCGAGTCGGAGCCGACGGTCAAACACTTCGACCTGCCGCTGCCGGTGCTCGCGATCTACGCGATGCAGCCGGACTGGGAGACGAGAACGTTCGATAGCCGGGCACCCGACTGGACGCCCGCGGCGCAATCGCGAGAGTTCGAGCGCGGCGTGCCGACGGCGCGCGTCGTGCGCATTCCCAACGCGACGCACGAGGTCTATCGATCGAATCAGGCGCACGTGCTGGAGGAGATGCGAAAATTCATTCGGTCGCTGCCGCCGGTGAAACCATAACTGGCGTCACTTCCGGTTCTCGCCGTATGGCTCATAGCTTTGGGAGCATCCCCCGAAGCCTCGCCGCACTACCATGCTCTTCATGATCATCGAGCACTTCCACGACGGCGACCCACGCCCCGTCTACGCGCGGTTCCGCGAGCGCGGCCGGCTCGCGCCCGAGGGCCTTCGCTACGTCAACAGCTGGGTCACGAGCGATTTGACGCGCTGCTACCAAGTCATGGAATGTGACGATCGCTCGCTGCTCGACCAATGGATCGCGGCGTGGGATGATATTGTTCAGTTCGAGGTTCACCCTGTCATCACGTCGGCCGAGGCCGCGGCGAGGGCATGATCTAGGCGCGAGAGCTTGATCTCCGCCCGCACCTCGGCCTGACTATTCAGAGAACTCTCATGACCGAGTGGCAGCCATACCGCGAGCCGATTCGTGTAACGCTCCTCCGAACGCTGAGCATCGCTCTCGTCGCGGGGGCGATCGTATCGATGTCGACGGGCGGCCTCAAACGATGGCCCATCCTCACGGTCCTGATGCTCTGGCCGTCATTTGGCGGGCACTGGATCGACCTCTTTTTTCTCAACGTGCTTCGGTCGCAGCTTCCTGCGCGTCGCGCGGCCCAACGACTCGCGAGAGTCGCGGTGTGGTTCGTCGGCGGCGTGATCCTCGCCGCGGGCGTACAGCTGACGGCGCGGCTGCTGTTCGAGCGGCCGCGGCTGGCATGGCTGACCTGGGCGACCGCGGGCGCGGCGGGCGCAGCGTTCGTCGCCATCGAGCTCGTCGCGCACGCGGCGCTGCATCTTCGCGGCCGAGCGAGCTTTTATGATGGACACGGGTGACGCTCGAATATGGGATTACTCGATGAATGGAGCCGGCGCGCACTCCAGCGCCGCGAGGGGAAGGTCGAGTTCCTCGGCGAACAGAGCGGGTCGGTCGAGGATACGTTCAAGCGCGATCTGATTTTCGAGTTCGCGACACGGCCGGATATTCGCCGCGCTTACCTCGCGCGCGCCGGCTTCGAGTCGCTGAGCGAACCGTCGATTGCGCTGTGCATCGTGTCGGCTCGCCCCGACGATCGATCGCTGGTCGTACGGGTGGGCGAGATCGCCAAGCGTCGCTTCGCGAAAGACGTCGCGCTGGACATTCTGTTCCTGACTCCGGAGCAGGACGTGGACATCAAGCGCGTGTGTTCGCCGTTTTACCGCGGCCCGGCGTAGCTGCAACTTGGAGCGGCTCGAGGGTTATAAGCCGTCACACTTTTCGTGAAGCGATGATGACACAACCTCCGGACCATCCTGAACGTGTGGGGGAAGCGATCGCGCAACACCTCCTCGCGCGCGCCGCTACACTGGACACCGACGGGTTCAGTCTCGACCAGTTGCGCCAAGCCGCCGCCGAAGCAGGCATCTCCACCGCGGCATTCGACGCGGCCGTCGCAGAATGGCGTGCGAGGAGTCGGTCATCGTCGCGGCCGACGCTCGAAAAGCGCCTGACAGGCGCGTTGCTGCGGAACGCGGTGAGTTTCGCGGCTACGTGGGTGGCAATGACCGCGCTGATCAGTCTGCAGCGGCTGATTGTTGGACCGGCAGTCATGCCGGACCTGATAATCATCACCAGCTTGGCGGCGGGCGCCATAATTTCCACGCGCCTTCGCGCACGAGTCGCGACCATCCTCCTCGGCGGACTTGCGGTGTCGCAGGGCGCCGAATTGCTGATGGCCCTCGCGTCGGGGAGGCCCGAGATCCACGGCTTTGGCGCGCACATGGCATTGATGATCGCCGGTGTGGCCGGGGTTGGCATTGGGATTCGGCTCTCTCGGCAGTCGACGCCTGAGGAGTCGGGCGACCGTTGGGAGGAG
This genomic interval carries:
- a CDS encoding DUF1697 domain-containing protein codes for the protein MALVTLLRGVNVGGHQTFRPTRLAHELRRFDVVNVGAAGTFVVRQPGSRRDFRAALVKQLPITTQIVMCEGRDLLRLESSNPFGETPADPGVTRFVSFLSKRGGASPTLPLSLPPGENWLVRVVASTDRFVFGEYRRHMKTIGHLGQLDKLFGAPMTTRNWNTIRAIQRVLRDT
- a CDS encoding DinB family protein — encoded protein: MPNDLLKKMVDQNRMTSAYSFDRITDDNASTRLTPSAASIGFIFRHIAETINLFCQFLGVPTDVQNTTIGRTDEGQGTDIQQSRRLVEEGFAKLYTLVETRPDDYWGGDIETPFFGTIPRIRLFAHTLFHNSHHAGQIALTLSRGSKPESGDPKQ
- a CDS encoding pyridoxamine 5'-phosphate oxidase family protein, with amino-acid sequence MKADDLLRFMRTQRLAVEASCTPDGGPQAALVGIAVTDAFEIVFDTLDSTRKARNLRASPRTAFVLGGWSGADERTVQFEGIADEPHGAELERIKASYFAAWPDGPTRESWPGITYFRVRPRWIRFTDFTGASPDVTEFTADELAASPHSR
- a CDS encoding RtcB family protein; its protein translation is MREVAGSHEHHTLLKKARQQLGTVGSGNHYVDVFADETGALWGERVRETEVLLDLSKPLGDAYWRLMELVGAYAYTGREWVARQVVSILGGREMELVHNHHNFAWKERHDDRDLVVVRKGATPAFPDQRGFVGGSMGDDAVIIEGARDGDESLQRASLYSRVHGAGRVMSRTEARGKVRGWGKNARIIAAQGDTIRVLHTLRPIIVVMAGENEVDPYRD
- a CDS encoding glycosyltransferase encodes the protein MPYALFAAIPLIGHLNPLIRQAEELGRRGWRVAIAAHSERRAHVALESPALEFVDLGPLGAIAAELRRTEEAASRDPNFVRGTLRIVRGLGAVWPSMYDGLLASISSDRPDIVIADLFSSAAMCAAERAGVPFAVNNPDLLASLPVTLLPPADQVPFLFSGKSIRDVGRGQRMTGPIIRRIAALATTLTVGRDLNAYRASRGLTRTTPDALLRDHLILVDGAFGLEYERPLPRDVHMVGPMMPDVIPALPDDLARWLADGPPVVYVNLGTMAVATDAQLAAMLDALTSDRFRALWILAAPQQARLARARSASVRVESWGPAPAAVLRHENVRVFVSHCGINSVHESIVAGTPIVGIPMFADQRDMAIRVADAGVGVWIDKRKLERDALRSSIVRVMDDASFAAAIPKIQAAFARAGGVRRAADLITQRLAESRRA
- a CDS encoding GNAT family N-acetyltransferase: MGITVRRFAAHEWPLYRELRLRALADSPDAFGSTHARESARADAEWEDRLRVGVAAETEMPVVALVDEMPVGLAWGRQDEHDVSVAHVFQVWVAPEARGKGAGSLLLNAVIAWAKGLGVRTVRLGVTASHPAAFRLYKHAGFVEDGNAEPLRPGSSILCQPMQLAL
- a CDS encoding FkbM family methyltransferase — its product is MQKVVLPNHQAVWAPNAVEAAVVYREVVAESTYLSHGIALEPNAVVFDVGANVGLFAIHLPRVVPGVRVHAFEPIPELFEALQRNAAEHAPSVRVYNVGVAAHEGDAVFEVDRFMTISASMHPRVFDRRPGVSGATWLAAALDDASAVTPSRTLTALSAGLASRVWRPFVLIAMAPFLALLGLRRRIYLRRPRCKLITLSQALATSGESHIDLLKIDVEGAEEDVLAGIGGADWPRINQLVIEVHDVDGRFDRMSRLLESHGFHVTRAREDWKLHELLQISTLYATRPAAA
- a CDS encoding polyprenyl synthetase family protein — protein: MPGTHSVVGREPSRFTPSVDAVPIAEFVSFDWPAPGPIDLTTHDLPHASSTMEWWYVNTHLSSAGTGQRVALFASFFRVDVSESGASERTFGHFLTWALIDVDGQRFFPHTALDPRSPAMAVAEIDGTESSRDDLLRRALREVVARGTVPLPDRLLASDARVNVTRLDLDYDGNRFVCDDDGSYVLELRSGDGREGCRLRVTLEKGVVRHGDDGVVRGVDDERMFYYFSPRCRVDGAVLLDGAWIDDMRGSGWYDHEFGEKQTISVGGESALSENAKKATVGWNWLAVQLDNGYEISAYDLFDREDHSVSRGRWVIVVDPSGERRSYADFALDAHGSWTSTKTFNEYPTSYSLRVPEAGLSLEAQVVMPNQEVITIISAPAFWEGAVSIAGTMGGAPVSGVGFVERSGASVVDTTDAFFASVGRETRRAIDALLPDPLPASRALDLIGSHARPHFLDGVDLEQFSRTVVRPIREIILRGGKAWRSYGALACMDLVGGDSQPFAHWLALPELLHVGSLIIDDVQDASDVRRGGPSLHKLYGDALAINAGCASYFLAQLPIGASNLPAERRVSVYESYFESIRSAHAGQALDIDGLAALLPNVVESGEGALLERRVLAIHRLKSAAPAGALARTSAFIGGGTEEQADAVGWLFESYGVAFQIIDDVLNLRGFDENRKTKGEDIAAGKITAPVAKAMGRLPRDERRRLADILAARSTDKRVIREAVRLIDECGALDACESDARELIESAWQRLDPVVPDSQSKVRLRAFGWFVLERHY
- a CDS encoding ankyrin repeat domain-containing protein; protein product: MTASQFQTLFRAIAAGDITHIHRLLAADPRLVAEPTPTGASRAEPAAFYLERIEHYVYAGDTALHLAAAAYQTSLACDLLKRGARVDAKNRRGAEPLHYACDGNPGSKRWNPDAQAATIECLLSAGANPNAVDRGGVAPLHRAVRTRCAAAVRILLEHGANVRQSTGRGSTPMDLALRTTGRGGSGSSEARAQQAEIVRLLAGN